One genomic segment of Brevinematales bacterium includes these proteins:
- a CDS encoding methyltransferase domain-containing protein, with protein MENKEVARYWNENADDWTEFTREGYDTYRDAINTPGMLALLPDVAGLNGLDIGCGEGHNTRLAADKGAKMTGIDISDVFIRHAIAEEKRYSRGIEYVTADACELPFGDDSFDFAVSFMCFMDTPSIDRAFSEAYRVLKSGGFLQFSILHPCFILPYKQNIRDNHGLVRAIEIGGYFDGGEDIDEWTFSAIPEERKEGVRKFRIPCFYRTLSEWVNTLTGAGFTIEAMGEPHPDDETVRRYPSVQDAQVTAYFLHIRGRK; from the coding sequence ATGGAAAATAAAGAAGTTGCGCGGTACTGGAACGAGAACGCCGACGATTGGACGGAGTTTACGCGCGAGGGGTACGATACCTACCGTGACGCAATCAATACGCCCGGAATGCTCGCCCTACTTCCGGATGTCGCCGGACTGAACGGGCTCGATATCGGGTGCGGCGAGGGGCATAACACCCGTCTGGCCGCGGATAAGGGCGCGAAGATGACCGGTATCGATATATCCGACGTGTTTATCCGGCACGCAATCGCCGAGGAGAAGCGATATTCTCGCGGTATCGAATATGTTACCGCCGACGCGTGCGAACTCCCGTTCGGGGACGATTCGTTCGACTTCGCGGTATCGTTCATGTGCTTCATGGATACCCCGTCGATCGACCGCGCGTTCTCCGAGGCGTACCGTGTCCTGAAGTCGGGGGGATTCCTTCAGTTCTCGATACTCCATCCGTGTTTCATACTTCCCTATAAACAAAACATCCGCGACAATCACGGGCTGGTACGCGCGATAGAGATCGGGGGATATTTCGACGGTGGAGAGGATATCGACGAATGGACGTTCTCCGCGATTCCCGAGGAACGGAAAGAGGGAGTACGAAAATTCCGGATACCGTGTTTTTACAGGACGTTAAGCGAATGGGTCAACACGCTGACCGGCGCGGGCTTTACTATAGAAGCGATGGGTGAACCGCACCCCGACGACGAGACAGTCCGCCGATACCCCTCGGTACAGGACGCCCAAGTAACCGCGTACTTCCTGCATATCCGCGGGCGGAAGTAA
- a CDS encoding DUF1700 domain-containing protein, translating to MKKSEFMSKLEECLKENGITDGEIPDILSIYGEHFNAGKEEGKSEEEIAARLGDPGQIAMEYVEDENSDKTSEQEGLFLRIKKIIGAMRLGGIKKTVQTIPFVLILLLILFLWIALSGIVPFGLFGLFAGISQLITGGVAGFPLLQITINAEWFVIFISLSLITGGSLISIGMYYVVLAYMGFVYNQVQ from the coding sequence ATGAAAAAAAGTGAGTTTATGTCGAAGCTGGAGGAATGCCTGAAGGAGAACGGTATCACCGACGGGGAAATCCCGGACATCCTTTCGATTTACGGGGAACATTTTAACGCGGGTAAGGAGGAGGGGAAGTCCGAGGAGGAGATCGCCGCGCGGTTGGGTGACCCGGGTCAGATCGCGATGGAGTACGTGGAGGACGAGAATAGTGATAAAACCTCGGAACAGGAAGGACTTTTCCTTCGTATAAAAAAGATCATTGGAGCGATGCGTCTCGGTGGGATAAAAAAGACCGTCCAGACTATCCCGTTCGTGCTGATTTTACTGTTGATACTTTTTCTATGGATTGCACTTTCAGGAATTGTACCATTCGGTTTATTCGGGCTATTTGCCGGTATTTCACAGTTGATCACAGGCGGGGTGGCAGGTTTTCCTCTTTTACAGATTACGATAAATGCGGAATGGTTTGTTATTTTCATTTCCCTTTCTCTCATTACCGGGGGATCGCTTATTTCTATCGGGATGTATTATGTCGTTCTGGCCTACATGGGTTTTGTATACAATCAGGTTCAATAA
- a CDS encoding PadR family transcriptional regulator: protein MNVQLKKGALELCVLGQLSGRDLYGYNLVERITRFIDISEGTVYPILRRLEKDGMVESYLKESTEGPARRYYRLNKQGNEHFQSLLADWKELSRGVEDILQGVENEKK, encoded by the coding sequence ATGAACGTCCAGTTGAAAAAAGGCGCGCTGGAACTTTGCGTGCTCGGTCAGCTTTCGGGCAGAGACCTTTACGGGTACAACCTGGTGGAACGGATTACCCGTTTTATCGATATTTCCGAGGGGACTGTTTACCCGATACTGCGGCGTCTGGAAAAAGACGGGATGGTCGAGAGCTATCTGAAGGAATCAACCGAGGGTCCCGCCCGCCGGTATTACCGTCTGAATAAACAGGGGAACGAGCATTTTCAGTCCCTGCTCGCGGATTGGAAGGAATTGTCACGGGGTGTGGAAGATATACTGCAAGGAGTCGAGAATGAAAAAAAGTGA
- a CDS encoding type II toxin-antitoxin system HicB family antitoxin — MNKISMVYWQENDYWIGYLLEFPDYRTQGETLEELKENILDIHREIITGGIGEVHKASVMELNI; from the coding sequence ATGAATAAAATTTCCATGGTTTACTGGCAGGAAAATGACTATTGGATCGGTTATCTCCTTGAGTTTCCCGATTACCGCACTCAGGGCGAAACGCTTGAGGAACTGAAGGAGAATATCCTCGATATCCACCGTGAAATAATCACCGGGGGTATCGGGGAAGTACATAAGGCGAGCGTGATGGAGCTGAATATTTGA
- a CDS encoding DUF2461 domain-containing protein: MENKFTGFTEAMFKYFFELGINNTKTWFDAHRDEYMRDVRIPLRALAVELGAKLHELDPSIEMPANPDKAIARINRDIRFSKDKTAYRTNLWITFKHNTPDWQTDPAFYFDIGYDRYSYGVGYYLFTPELRGRMNALIRASRDGFQSAAQSLKESVFTLGGDRYKRPIDKTLSELEREWCERKSLYIYVEKEPDEILFSHALVEKVYGDFLAVKPVYDFFREIKGNL; encoded by the coding sequence TTGGAAAACAAATTCACCGGGTTTACCGAGGCGATGTTCAAGTACTTCTTCGAGCTCGGTATCAATAACACCAAAACATGGTTCGATGCGCACCGTGACGAATATATGCGGGATGTCAGGATACCTTTGCGCGCGCTGGCTGTCGAACTGGGCGCGAAACTGCATGAGCTAGACCCGTCGATAGAAATGCCCGCGAATCCCGATAAGGCGATAGCGCGGATCAACCGGGATATCCGCTTCTCGAAGGACAAGACCGCCTACCGCACCAACTTATGGATAACGTTCAAGCATAACACTCCCGATTGGCAGACCGATCCGGCGTTCTATTTCGACATCGGCTACGACCGTTACTCCTACGGGGTGGGGTATTACCTGTTCACCCCTGAGCTGCGTGGACGGATGAACGCGTTGATTCGGGCGAGCCGTGACGGGTTTCAGTCGGCGGCGCAATCGTTAAAAGAATCGGTATTCACTCTCGGCGGGGACAGGTACAAGCGCCCGATCGACAAGACCCTTTCCGAACTCGAGCGGGAATGGTGCGAACGGAAGTCGCTGTATATTTATGTCGAAAAAGAGCCGGACGAGATATTATTCTCTCACGCGCTGGTCGAGAAGGTCTATGGGGACTTTCTTGCGGTCAAACCGGTCTATGATTTTTTCCGCGAGATTAAAGGAAACCTGTAA
- a CDS encoding NUDIX domain-containing protein gives MDDAIRNSAKAIIIDRGRLLTIRCTDDDGLPFYLLPGGGQNKKESITDALIRECREEVGVGVIPGDLRYVRDYISMNHEFSHVNPEFHQVEYMFVCRIDGDGEPHPGHIMDTRQDGVDWLDLSKLAELALYPKILRELITPAGELTGPVYLGDVN, from the coding sequence ATGGACGATGCAATCCGCAATTCGGCGAAGGCGATTATTATCGATCGGGGCCGTTTGCTGACAATCAGGTGTACTGACGATGACGGACTTCCATTTTATCTCCTCCCCGGGGGCGGCCAGAATAAGAAGGAGAGTATTACCGATGCTCTGATCCGCGAGTGCCGGGAAGAGGTCGGAGTGGGTGTCATTCCCGGAGACCTCCGCTATGTCCGCGACTATATCTCGATGAACCACGAGTTCAGTCATGTTAACCCGGAATTTCATCAGGTCGAGTACATGTTCGTCTGCCGTATCGACGGTGACGGGGAACCTCATCCGGGGCATATCATGGACACACGGCAGGACGGTGTCGATTGGCTCGATTTATCCAAGCTCGCGGAACTCGCGTTATACCCGAAGATTCTCAGGGAATTGATTACCCCGGCGGGCGAACTCACGGGGCCTGTCTATCTCGGGGACGTCAATTAA
- a CDS encoding HAD family hydrolase yields MKLNGIKWVFFDLGNTLIDEDDIVRYQIDQIQKLSTETGKKLEKEEILNSLKESVMKYDQKIVYDILKTLSRSQEEFMQFIERTGYKSEFEKIYPDAAETLEKLCKKYKLGIIANQKAGTVKRLEKFGISRYFSLCLSSSEIGLRKPDLQIFELALKKAECKPAESVMIGDRLENDIYPAKKCGMKTIRILRGLSKIQIPISKEYEADYTIRELDELFSLL; encoded by the coding sequence ATGAAATTAAACGGAATAAAATGGGTATTTTTCGATCTGGGAAACACGTTAATCGATGAAGATGACATAGTAAGGTATCAAATCGACCAGATACAAAAACTATCGACTGAAACCGGGAAAAAACTCGAAAAAGAAGAAATTCTTAACTCGTTAAAAGAATCTGTAATGAAATACGACCAGAAAATAGTGTATGATATCCTTAAAACACTTTCCCGCAGCCAGGAAGAATTCATGCAATTCATCGAGAGGACAGGGTATAAGAGCGAATTTGAGAAAATATACCCTGATGCAGCAGAAACTTTGGAAAAACTTTGTAAAAAATACAAACTCGGTATTATTGCCAATCAGAAAGCCGGAACCGTAAAGCGATTGGAAAAATTCGGGATAAGCAGATACTTTTCATTATGTTTATCGTCGTCGGAAATAGGTTTGAGGAAACCCGATTTACAAATCTTCGAACTGGCATTGAAAAAGGCGGAGTGTAAACCGGCGGAGTCCGTAATGATCGGGGACAGATTGGAAAACGATATCTATCCTGCTAAGAAATGCGGGATGAAAACAATTCGAATATTACGGGGTTTATCGAAAATACAGATTCCCATCAGCAAGGAATATGAAGCCGATTACACCATTCGTGAATTGGACGAACTATTTTCACTATTATAA
- a CDS encoding type II toxin-antitoxin system HicA family toxin: MKRKELIKILEKAGCVLKRHGGRHDWYENPGTGDCQPIPRYNEINENLAKHIRKMLGID; the protein is encoded by the coding sequence TTGAAGCGTAAAGAATTGATAAAAATTCTGGAAAAAGCGGGATGCGTTTTAAAACGTCACGGCGGAAGGCATGATTGGTACGAGAACCCGGGGACGGGTGATTGTCAGCCCATCCCCCGCTATAATGAGATAAATGAAAATCTGGCAAAACACATCAGAAAAATGCTGGGAATAGATTAA